AGGGCTTCGACAAGAGCATGTCGAGCACCGGAGCCGACTTCCGCGGCGTCACCCCGCTGGTGCTCGTCGAGGCGCTGCGGCGGGCCGGGACACGGGTCCACGAGCCGATGCACCGCTTCCGCATCGAGGCCCCGGCCGACACCCTCGGCGCGCTGCTGCCGGTCCTTGCCGGGCTCGCGGCCGTACCGGAGACGACGCGGAACCGGGGCGACCGCTGGGTCCTCGAAGGCACCGTGCCGGCGGCCCGGGTGCACGGCCTCGGACAACTGCTGCCGGGGCTGACACGCGGTGAGGGAGAACTGGAGAGCGCCTTCGACCACTATGCGCCAGTCATGCACGGCACGATTCCCGAGCGTCCGCGCACCGACCACAACCCGCTGAACAGGAAGGAGTACTTGTTGAACGTGACACGAAGGGTGGGCGGTTGAGGTGTGCGCGCTGGCCGAGAGGGAACTTACTCCAGAGTCAGGGGTGTTGACGGTGTCCTGAAATCACCGGACTGTAGTGGACATGCCGACTATCCGAGTACGTCTGCTGGTTGTCCTGGCTGTCCTCTTCGGCTCCCAGTCGGTGGCGGGCGTCCCGCCCGCCACCGCCGCGCCCCCTCCCGGCTCCCTCTGGTTCGACGACCCGACCGTCACCGTGAAGAACGGCCGCTTCACCGACGCCTCCGGCCGCGAGGTCGTCCTGCGCGGCTACAACGTCTCCGGTGAGACCAAGCTCGCGGAGAACAAGGGCCTGCCCTTCGCCTCCGTCGCAGACGCCCGCAAGTCGGCGACCGCGCTGCGCGCCCTCGGTGGCGGCAACACCGTCCGCTTCCTGCTCTCCTGGGCCTACGCCGAGCCCGAGCGCGGCAAGGTGGACACCGCCTATCTGACCGCCGCCACCGACCAGATGAAGGCCTTCCTCGACGCCGGCATCCGCGTCTACCCCGACTTCCACCAGGACCTCTACTCACGGCACCTCTTCGACGCCGACAGCTGGTACACGGGCGACGGCGCGCCCAAGTGGGCGGTGGACGCCGGGAACTACCCGGACGAGTCCTGCGGGATCTGCCTCTTCTGGGGGCAGAACATCACCCAGAACGAGGCCGTGAAGCGCGCCACGTACGACTTCTGGCACAACGCGCACGGCGTGCAGGACGCCTTCCTCGCCACCGCCGAGAAGACCATGGCGTACGTCCAACAGCACTTGAGCGCCGACCAGTTCGAGGGCGTCGTCGGCTTCGACCCCTACAACGAGCCGCATGCCGGCGTCTACGACTCCGGGCAGACCAGCCGCGCCTGGGAGAAGGACGTGCTGTGGCCGTTCTTCGAGAAGTTCCGGGCCCGCATGGACGCGGCCGGCTGGCGGGACAAGCCCGCCTTCGTGGAACCGAACCTCTTCTGGAACGCCAACCTCGACTTCCAGAAGCAGGAGGGCGGCCTGCTGGATGCCGGAAAGCTCGGACCGCGCTATGTGTTCAACACCCACTTCTACGACCA
The genomic region above belongs to Streptomyces coeruleorubidus and contains:
- a CDS encoding cellulase family glycosylhydrolase → MPTIRVRLLVVLAVLFGSQSVAGVPPATAAPPPGSLWFDDPTVTVKNGRFTDASGREVVLRGYNVSGETKLAENKGLPFASVADARKSATALRALGGGNTVRFLLSWAYAEPERGKVDTAYLTAATDQMKAFLDAGIRVYPDFHQDLYSRHLFDADSWYTGDGAPKWAVDAGNYPDESCGICLFWGQNITQNEAVKRATYDFWHNAHGVQDAFLATAEKTMAYVQQHLSADQFEGVVGFDPYNEPHAGVYDSGQTSRAWEKDVLWPFFEKFRARMDAAGWRDKPAFVEPNLFWNANLDFQKQEGGLLDAGKLGPRYVFNTHFYDQKAISGVFMWGKAADGQYANDFRTVRDRAAAAQTAAVVSEFGHPLAGNVSDKAPTVLKAMYQALDSRLKGADWWSDPAASGPVLSGSQWQWDIYNGRHRELMNGNPDKVLTAGDAWNDEDLSAVRLDDSGKPVLRQDARLLDRLYPSATAGTTVGFTYEDRSRDGSTTLTWNPVPNSLPKVRQLVGSGQYGLLLWRSDGGRAPTELHLPASFPTASTTVVSDLGTAHAPPAYTSTTPIGVAQEPGGTGSRRLLLTAPDSGVLHYALVTNGATAPSADLLNAARSELAAWAAKEVN